A window from Culex pipiens pallens isolate TS chromosome 3, TS_CPP_V2, whole genome shotgun sequence encodes these proteins:
- the LOC120416539 gene encoding purine nucleoside phosphorylase isoform X2, with translation MTSFNDCKLNFGRMYTYDVLQEIANHLLARTQLRPKIGIILGTGLGSLANQLTDADYIDYQTIPHFPVSTVEGHVGRLIFGYLKGVPVMCMQGRFHYYEGYPLAKCAMPVRVMKLVGCSHLIATNAAGGLHPDYKVGDIMLMKDHINIMGFAGNNPLQGPNDSRFGPRFPNMFNAYDFKLLKKAKEIGRDIGIENNLHEGVYICLGGPNFETVAELKMLRIWGVDAVGMSTVHEITTAVHCGMTCFAFSLITNLCIPSYDLEESPCHEDIVGIGKRQENTLTELVSRMAKHIHMELKK, from the exons ATGACTTCTTTCAACGACTGCAAGCTGAACTTTGGACGaat GTACACCTACGACGTGCTGCAAGAAATCGCGAACCACCTGCTGGCGCGAACGCAGCTACGGCCAAAAATCGGCATCATTCTCGGAACCGGTCTGGGCTCGCTGGCCAACCAGCTGACCGACGCCGACTACATCGACTACCAGACGATTCCGCACTTTCCGGTGTCCACCGTCGAGGGCCACGTGGGCCGGCTGATCTTCGGGTACCTGAAGGGCGTGCCGGTGATGTGCATGCAGGGCCGGTTCCACTACTACGAGGGATACCCGCTGGCCAAG TGCGCCATGCCGGTTCGGGTGATGAAGCTGGTCGGATGCAGCCACCTGATTGCCACGAACGCCGCCGGTGGGCTGCACCCGGACTACAAGGTCGGGGACATCATGCTCATGAAGGACCACATCAACATCATGGGCTTCGCCGGCAATAACCCCCTGCAAGGACCGAACGATTCCCGCTTTGGACCGCGCTTCCCGAACATGTTCAACGCGTACGACTTCAAGCTGCTGAAGAAGGCCAAGGAAATCGGCCGGGACATTGGCATCGAGAACAACCTGCACGAGGGCGTGTACATCTGTCTGGGTGGGCCCAACTTTGAAACGGTGGCCGAGCTGAAAATGCTTCGAATTTGGGGCGTCGACGCGGTCGGAATGTCGACGGTGCACGAAATCACCACCGCCGTCCACTGCGGAATGACCTGCTTTGCGTTCAGCTTGATCACGAACCTGTGCATTCCGAGTTATGACCTGGAGGAGTCACCCTGCCACGAGGATATTGTTGGAATTGGCAAACGGCAAGAGAACACCTTGACCGAGCTGGTCTCGCGGATGGCCAAACATATTCACATGGAACTGAAGAAGTAA
- the LOC120416539 gene encoding purine nucleoside phosphorylase isoform X1 encodes MSDKVCQNGNGTAAKPLTNGIANGVDEKNEEKIAGVFYNAKEASWYTYDVLQEIANHLLARTQLRPKIGIILGTGLGSLANQLTDADYIDYQTIPHFPVSTVEGHVGRLIFGYLKGVPVMCMQGRFHYYEGYPLAKCAMPVRVMKLVGCSHLIATNAAGGLHPDYKVGDIMLMKDHINIMGFAGNNPLQGPNDSRFGPRFPNMFNAYDFKLLKKAKEIGRDIGIENNLHEGVYICLGGPNFETVAELKMLRIWGVDAVGMSTVHEITTAVHCGMTCFAFSLITNLCIPSYDLEESPCHEDIVGIGKRQENTLTELVSRMAKHIHMELKK; translated from the exons atgagTGACAAGGTTTGCCAAAATGGAAATGGAACGGCGGCGAAGCCTTTGACGAATGGAATCGCCAACGGCGTTGACGAGAAAAACGAGGAGAAAATTGCGGGCGTTTTCTACAATGCGAAGGAGGCATCCTG GTACACCTACGACGTGCTGCAAGAAATCGCGAACCACCTGCTGGCGCGAACGCAGCTACGGCCAAAAATCGGCATCATTCTCGGAACCGGTCTGGGCTCGCTGGCCAACCAGCTGACCGACGCCGACTACATCGACTACCAGACGATTCCGCACTTTCCGGTGTCCACCGTCGAGGGCCACGTGGGCCGGCTGATCTTCGGGTACCTGAAGGGCGTGCCGGTGATGTGCATGCAGGGCCGGTTCCACTACTACGAGGGATACCCGCTGGCCAAG TGCGCCATGCCGGTTCGGGTGATGAAGCTGGTCGGATGCAGCCACCTGATTGCCACGAACGCCGCCGGTGGGCTGCACCCGGACTACAAGGTCGGGGACATCATGCTCATGAAGGACCACATCAACATCATGGGCTTCGCCGGCAATAACCCCCTGCAAGGACCGAACGATTCCCGCTTTGGACCGCGCTTCCCGAACATGTTCAACGCGTACGACTTCAAGCTGCTGAAGAAGGCCAAGGAAATCGGCCGGGACATTGGCATCGAGAACAACCTGCACGAGGGCGTGTACATCTGTCTGGGTGGGCCCAACTTTGAAACGGTGGCCGAGCTGAAAATGCTTCGAATTTGGGGCGTCGACGCGGTCGGAATGTCGACGGTGCACGAAATCACCACCGCCGTCCACTGCGGAATGACCTGCTTTGCGTTCAGCTTGATCACGAACCTGTGCATTCCGAGTTATGACCTGGAGGAGTCACCCTGCCACGAGGATATTGTTGGAATTGGCAAACGGCAAGAGAACACCTTGACCGAGCTGGTCTCGCGGATGGCCAAACATATTCACATGGAACTGAAGAAGTAA